A region of Ictidomys tridecemlineatus isolate mIctTri1 chromosome 4, mIctTri1.hap1, whole genome shotgun sequence DNA encodes the following proteins:
- the Or5b21 gene encoding LOW QUALITY PROTEIN: olfactory receptor 5B21 (The sequence of the model RefSeq protein was modified relative to this genomic sequence to represent the inferred CDS: deleted 1 base in 1 codon) has translation MENNTEVTEFILLGLTDDPKLQVLLLLVFLSIYLITLVGNGGMMVIILLDSRLHTPMYFFLSNLSFVDLSYSSAVAPKMVAAIHTGNKVISYNGCAAQFFFFVGFATVECYLLASMAYDGYAAVCRPLQYTTTMTAGVCTLLTLGSYVCGFLNASIHTADTFSLSFCGPREINHFFCDKPPLLALGCSDTHTSQLDVLIVVGFNVLFTLLVILVSYLFIYVAIRNMRSSEGRKKAFSTCASHLTAVSIFYGTIIFMYLQPTSDQFMDTDKVASVFYSVVIPMLNPLIYSLRNKEVKRALWKIFSKMDPQS, from the exons ATGGAGAACAACACAGAAGTGACAGAGTTCATCCTCTTAGGATTAACAGATGACCCCAAGCTTCAGGTGCTGCTCCTCTTGGTATTTTTATCCATCTACCTCATCACTCTGGTTGGGAATGGAGGTATGATGGTGATCATCCTCTTAGACTCCCGTCtccacactcccatgtacttcttcctcagtaACCTCTCCTTTGTAGATCTGAGTTACTCATCAGCTGTGGCTCCCAAGATGGTGGCTGCAATACACACAGGGAACAAGGTCATCTCCTATAATGGATGCGCCGCTCAGTTCTTCTTCTTTGTGGGTTTTGCCACTGTAGAGTGCTACCTCCTGGCCTCCATGGCCTATGACGGCTATGCAGCAGTGTGTAGGCCTCTTCAATACACCACCACCATGACAGCGGGTGTGTGCACACTCTTGACTCTTGGTTCCTACGTCTGTGGCTTCCTCAATGCCTCCATCCACACAGCAGACACCTTCAGTCTCTCCTTCTGTGGGCCTCGtgaaattaatcat tttttctgcgACAAGCCCCCGCTCCTGGCTCTCGGGTGCTCTGACACACACACCAGCCAGTTGGATGTCTTAATTGTTGTGGGTTTCAATGTCCTGTTCACCCTGCTGGTCATCCTCGTCTCTTACCTCTTCATCTACGTGGCCATTCGAAACATGCGTTCTTCTGAAGGACggaagaaggccttctccacctgtgcttcCCACCTCACCGCGGTCTCCATCTTCTACGGCACCATCATCTTCATGTACTTACAGCCCACCTCTGACCAGTTCATGGACACAGACAAAGTCGCCTCTGTGTTCTACTCTGTAGTGATTCCCATGTTGAACCCCTtgatctacagcctgaggaacaaagAAGTGAAAAGGGCACTCTGGAAAATATTCAGCAAAATGGATCCCCAGTCTTGA